cgtttaaatatgacgatattttatcattatttagaaGATCAAATACTAACCTAAAAAGTAGTAACTCCGCTGAAGGAGGAAATTTGGCGCCAAAAATGTCATACGAAACACAGGGCAATGGAAATCAAAATACAGCCAGGGTTTTATCAGAACTTCAGGATGGTGAGATGAAGAAGAATTCTACACCTTTTCACCACAAAGGTCGAGGTTTTCGAAGATCCGAAAAATTATTTGACAGTCATTCCAGCCATGATGATTCTTATAGAGATAGTAGTACTAGCGCAGAATTGGCACAATGGAGAGAAGATTTTCAGAAAGATTTGAAGAAGAGGAAAGCTGATGTTTTAGAGAGCTTGCTTAATGGTACCGGCGGCAGACCACTGCGCAATACATTGAACATGGCCGTTGCTCGTAAGTATAGGTCGATAGGTTTTAAAACTCCTATATCTTACATAGATTATGGTAGGTACTGTAGCCATCAGCTTTACGCGAAAGCGTCGTCTAATGCAGAAGATTATCAATTTCGATTTAGTTAAAATTTCGACACATATTAAAAAAGCTAACATCTTATTATTTCCTATCTATCTACTTCAAAAACTAACTTATTATCAATTTTCTTCAATCGATTTGGTTGTTATAGGACCATGGGGAATACCTTGTGGTGACCCAAACGTGCACGATCAACCGTGGGGTACCTGCCTCTTGCCTATGCAGTGCGAAGCAGAATACCGTATATACGGAGGGGACCGCTCCTGTAAATACACACAATTCATCTGTTGCCTTGTTCAAGAAACACAACACGACATGTCCGAAGATTTCGATACAGTCGATGAAACCAGCGGTTCCTCCGATACtgaagaaaagagaagagaacGACTCGGTTCCAAAGAAATGAGACGTAGAAAAAGAGCAAGAAGAAAATATAGGCGCATAAAAGAAAGACAAAtcagtaaaactaaaataaaaaaactcatcAGAAACATAGGACGACAGATCGACAAAATATTAGTTTCGACATACCGAGGATACCAGAAAGTAAAACCTATGAGAGAAATCATGgttcataaatatataaaggaCCTAAAGAGGCAATTTAAAATGGATcgcaaaataatattgaacttGCATCAACGAGATGTGAATAAAATGATTCATCAGGTCCGAAACAAATTTGGTAATATAAAGAAGATTGATTTTAACGAAGTCATGAATGGGACATTTAAAGAGCTCTTGAATCGAGCTAGCCTGACTAAAGACGGACTGCGGATGTTGAATGATTCGTACCCAGAACTTGCGGAATATTTGATGGAAGACCCGCATTTTGCTGATGGTTTATCAAAAGAAGTAGTATTGGGAAGTACGCCGAAGGAAGTGAGGCCAGTTCCAGTAATACCGCCAATAGGAACGCCTAaagaaatattgattaataaggCAAAGCAGGTGGAACACATGCCGGAAAATGGAAGAGATACTACGTTTTTGCGAATGGTTACAAAACTCTCTAAAGACCTCGAAGCATCGAAGGATACTTCTAATATAGTAAAGGCGTGGGCTGCGTTACCAAATAGGCGCTCTGGAGACGCTGATATTCCTCAGAAAGACCACAAAAGAACAGACGACGAACTCATTTATGATATTGAATATGAAGCGGATGTTTaggatatttatataaattttttgctttggtataaaattaaaatacaaagatccaatttattatgtttcagtTTTGTGTTCGCTAGAAATTTGGTTTAGTCAGAAAAACTTTGACTGGAGAGTCATAGCTCTATTTTTCTAAATTCGCTAGTATACCTACGTAAGCGCCAATTAACTTTACGTGTCTGAGTTTCACAACAAGCGCTGTGATTGCGGAGGAAATCACAGCATTTAAAACCAGGGTTTGGCAACGTGCCCGATTGCAATGGGCTACCCCCCCTATTACACGGGATTAACATTGTAAAcagtgaaacgtgggtgtatttcacacactTTTGACTATACCTTCGAATATAACAAGCGAGATGGTATGTATACATGTACAGTTAACCAACGAgttctaaaataacaaaacttcgGCTATACTTGAAACAGTGTGTTAATCTCAAAGTGCAGTACAAACATGGCCGGCGACTCCGACACGAGGCCGCAACGAGCCGCGATATAATCAGTCTGTGCTACGTGTGACATCGGCACTGGGAGTGTGCCAGCCAAATAGTCTCGGAGACAGTAGTGTTTAccagtaaataagtaatttaattaccGAATACTGTCCTTCTGCTGGGCTGATCTTGTCCTGAAGTAAGCTAGATCTTGAGTTCATTCTGTCCATCACACTGGCCAAATCCGCGTTGGGATCTTTGTACACCTTAAAGAACTGTTATAAACTAGGCGAGAGGCGAATGCTTAaaccattaattaatttattagattttacaATAGTCTTTCAGTCAGTAATCCATCATTTTATAACGACATTGTCGCATTTTTGCGGTTAAACTACCAGAACGAATTTAATGAAGTTTTCAATGGAAATTCTTTTGAGTTTTTAGTTAGAGATTTTTGAGATTAAACCCCTCAAACATTTACTCATATTATCCAAATTGCATGAGAGCGGAACCGCGCCAAACTACTACTAAGTAGTATTGAAAAGGAAACCAGTATCTCTTTACCCAGATTTTAAGCATCATTTTCGGACAGAAAGCTCTTAAACTATCTGCCGGTACAGTTAGTCTAGGATTTACGTTGTTCACTTACTTGACACTCGCCGTCTACACTCGTATCGATTTTAACTTGTTATACAAAGGTTATACGAAACAGGATTAAAACTGACTTGCCATACGTTCATCTTTTAACGACTTGACcagtaattgttttgtatttatttgttcaattattatatacattatcGTACTAatccttataatattataaatgcgaaagtttgtgagaatgtatgtatgtaactatgtatgtatgtttgttactctttcacgcaaatactactgaaccgattacgatgaaatttggtatataggtaggtgaagacccagaataacacataggctactttttatcccagagttcctgAGGGAGCGGGATTcacacgggaaaggtttccacgcggtcgaagtcgcgggcggcctccaGTTCTCAATATAGGAGTATGCTgtgtccggtatatgacaatatacTCGCATCTCTTTCTCTCTTTCTACGCCTTCGTGTACAACAGGCGTTATGTTaagtatgtgtgtatttataGAATTCTTTTAAGAAATTTGTGTGCGTAGTTTCTTGATTAATACACTGACCCTAATTCTGCTCTTGATATCGATCTAATTTAATAGCTGCTGAAGATATTATCGTAGCTAATTAATAAAGACATACCAACAGTCTTTATACCGTGATCTAATATGACgtcatgttataataattataaatgcgaaagtttgtattttgtattaatcaTGGCAAAAGTACGGACCCGATTTTGATGTTGATTTGATGTTAGTTTGAGGTTACCTGAATTAACAaacgaaatacttttttttcctGGTAAATCATTTAACGCAAAGGAAATCGCGGGCAGTAGTTACTGTAGTTAGTACTAGTAAAACAAATGTATATTCCACCCGCTTGGCCTAGATATAACTCGAATTTCACGCGAACAAATCCGTTTGCGTCAGCAAGTCTAACTCTACGTATAAAACTATTAGTTCCGCAACGGAGTTGGGTCACTCAATCAAAAGTTTGTATATAAGGCAGACCAAAGCCCCTAGGACGTTAATGTCATAAGGATTGGCTACATTTCTCTTCACAACTTCTCATTTTGATACACGAATCTTGTTATAATGTTGTTGGTGAACTGGAAAATTTGTATTGAAGTTGTTTCTTATGTTTGTTTGGCCCCCTTTTACGTTAAAATGATTGAACTGATTTAGATAAGTGATTTGTTAGGTTGATATTTTATCTAGGAGGCTACTaccaatataattaaaactcttccgttactcaGTAATCAAATGACTGATAGAccgccgaaactactgagcgtagaaagatgaaatttcgtatgaagaTTCGTTAGGAAGCGTGGAAGAGAACTAAGAGGATTTTCGGAAATTTCACGCGAGGAAAGCTGCGGGCGGGAAGCTACTTGCAATAAAAGGAACAGAAACGCTAGTGCAACCTTTTATCTAGAAACTAAAAATTCTGGGGTAAGATAGTTTTGGCAAAGATATATTAGTATATGGTTACAATATTAGCAAGCGTTATCCTACACTTAGCACGAATTTCAAATACACGggtatttgacattttaaaatacttgaaaagAAAATAGTGAAATACTGTAACTACAAGAAGCTATATCGATTCGAATCTGACATCGTTTTCTTCAAACTTGTAATTTAGAGGCGTATATGTTAGGTACTACACTATATTTGCTTGGGTCGACGATAAAATATAGGAATAAACTTGTTCACAGCTATTGGGAGTCGCAAAAAATAAAGCGCAGAAACAACTGTGAATTTGGGACaagtttaagaataaaaatggCATGTCTGCGCGTTAGATATGGAATTATTCCGGCCCGTTTTACTACCTTAGGGCTAGCTCTTGACTATGTTGAATTGATGTACGAGTACCTATGTATGTCTTTTATGTTTCGAAAACTATACTTATATGAAAGGCTGGTGTTATTTTGGTCAttgatgtgtttttgtttaagGGGCCATCTcgaatttcataattttctttataaatacgaaatttgAGAACTGACCTGTCTGCCGGCGCAGTAGTTAATTGacgtttcgggtctggttgtactttttgtccgttgtctgtctgttcgtaaaactccctgcgacacaagagcgatttTTAGGTAGGGGAgtagtatttttgaaatacgaACAAATACATAAACCAAATTTTTTGTAAACTTAACCGACTGGTACATTATTATCAGAAATCTTTTTGCCgcaaattagttttaaaacacAGTGTTATCTCATCTTTATTAGTTAATAATACAACGCTCCATACTCGATGTCATATTCAAGATAATCTTCCTTATTAGCGCCTTCTACCTCAGCCAGACCCCCGCCGTCGCGTCTCAGTTGTCCTTTCAAATATGGTTCCAACTCTGGGTACGCTTCTGCCAGCATTCTTGCACCTTGCCTACTAATAGATCCTTCCATAACAATTTCCCTAAACGTATCGTTTAACAAGAAATTCTTATTAACAGCTCTCACTTGCTCAATCTTTATCAGCAAATCGTGACTGATTTTCACCATATCATTCAGATGCAAGTCTCTCACTCTCTTTCGGTCCTGCCTGTACTGTCGTTTCAAATCTTTGATATACCGTTTTAGAAGTTTCGTGCGTTTTTTACGATGTTCTGTGCCGTTTCTATAagctttatttaatatctttcttATCTCTCTCactatctttttaattttgcgCTTTATTCTTCGCTTCCTTCTGCTTCGTTCTTTTTCACGTCTACGTCTATCGcgtcttctttttctttttcgatTTTCTTTCGATCCAGCTTCTCTAGCCCTCTTTTCTTCTGAATCGGTTGAGAAACTAGTGTCTGCGAAAGAGAGGTCGAAGCCTTGGTACATATCGTAGTTGGTTATTTTGAGAGAACAACATACGTATTGTGTTCTGCCGCAGAAGTAGTCTCCTCTGTAGATCCGATATTCTGCGTCACACTCCATGGGTAACATACAGTTGCCCCATGGCATGTCGTGTTGGTTTGGATCGCCGCATGGAACAGCCCAAGGCCCTGAAAGAAAACAAACGTAAGTATTTTCTAgcgtcatttaaaaaataaatagaattaagactgcctctgtggcgcagtggtgaaGGTTGCCACAGCGCTACCATTGTGCCGAAAAGTCGTGCGTTTTAagacggaacaattatttgtaaaagtctccgcgacagaAGATCTATCCTTAGTGTGGAAGTTgtcatctaaataaaatataaaaaaataaaacctgcAAAAATTATCTGTGATTGTCTTAACTATCGGCATTAATGTTATTGAGTTTACtttctaaaacagtttttgttttatcctGAGAAGATTGatcataatgttttatttcccTATTATAAATTAACTCAAACTTACTAGCAGCCACCATATTGACAACATCAGCGGTAGGACCAGTTGAATTAATGGCTTCCAGTTTCTTCTGCATCCATTTCTCCGTGATTTCATCTTTCCAGTCTTTCATCTCGAAACTGGAACTGGTACTATCAGATTCATTATCAAAGGTGGTTAATGTAAGCCGTTTGCTAAACCTTCTTTCAGGCAACCTCGGGAACCGTCGTCGCTTGAGTTGATTGAGTACAGCATCCATATGATAGTGCTCTTTTCTGATTTTAGGATCGCCAGCCAGTTTGGATGATGGAATGTCTTTTCCATGGTTTAATCGTTCTTCGAAATTCCTTGCTTTTTTCAGTATTTTGGCTTTGTTTTGAGCTTGTTTAGCGTCTATTGCATCTTCTTGTTTGTGTCGAATTTCTCGTAAGTGGGTCGGTATTTCATAATCGTCGTTAGCTCTTTGCAGAAATGTTAATACGTTGTGTTTTAAATCAGAGTATATTGACGATTTTACGACGCTTACGcagattaataatattgttaataatttctTCATTGTTTTTCTACATGTCTAGTGTTTcctgttttgtaaataaaagtaaaatctttGGTACAATGATTGTTggaactaataaaatgtttacggCTTTCGTgggtataaaatttaataaaaatatataagtccCAATGTTATTACCTGTTTAGTTTAGCGGTTTGTTGCTAAGTAAGTGGTAGCTTAGGTTCGATTACTGagtttggttattttttatggcaacatttttggaacacattttataaaatatgcttttagaAATGTTATTAATCAGTCTTTACTATGGCCATGTAATATCGATATTGTTAcataaaatgtacctacacgTGGCTTGTAAGCAAATGTGTCAAATTAAAGAAACGGTggatattttgcttttataatgGTTTAGAccatttttgaatttttatcgGAAGCGTACAACAAATAAAGTTTTGACATGTCTGTAGTACTTACTTCACGAGCTCATTGAAACATAGACGTTCAGCTTAAATACAACTAGGTAgtaggcggtcacccatccataggcTGTTCGCGAAGTTGTTGCTTAACCCTTAAatcgtttgccgaccggtgaACGTAACTAGTTATGAGCGTCTATATCTTTTTGTTTCATTGGCGTA
Above is a window of Anticarsia gemmatalis isolate Benzon Research Colony breed Stoneville strain chromosome 19, ilAntGemm2 primary, whole genome shotgun sequence DNA encoding:
- the LOC142981194 gene encoding uncharacterized protein LOC142981194, which gives rise to MKEFHIVLLFLYFRLINTFKYDDILSLFRRSNTNLKSSNSAEGGNLAPKMSYETQGNGNQNTARVLSELQDGEMKKNSTPFHHKGRGFRRSEKLFDSHSSHDDSYRDSSTSAELAQWREDFQKDLKKRKADVLESLLNGTGGRPLRNTLNMAVARPWGIPCGDPNVHDQPWGTCLLPMQCEAEYRIYGGDRSCKYTQFICCLVQETQHDMSEDFDTVDETSGSSDTEEKRRERLGSKEMRRRKRARRKYRRIKERQISKTKIKKLIRNIGRQIDKILVSTYRGYQKVKPMREIMVHKYIKDLKRQFKMDRKIILNLHQRDVNKMIHQVRNKFGNIKKIDFNEVMNGTFKELLNRASLTKDGLRMLNDSYPELAEYLMEDPHFADGLSKEVVLGSTPKEVRPVPVIPPIGTPKEILINKAKQVEHMPENGRDTTFLRMVTKLSKDLEASKDTSNIVKAWAALPNRRSGDADIPQKDHKRTDDELIYDIEYEADV
- the LOC142981042 gene encoding uncharacterized protein LOC142981042 — protein: MKKLLTILLICVSVVKSSIYSDLKHNVLTFLQRANDDYEIPTHLREIRHKQEDAIDAKQAQNKAKILKKARNFEERLNHGKDIPSSKLAGDPKIRKEHYHMDAVLNQLKRRRFPRLPERRFSKRLTLTTFDNESDSTSSSFEMKDWKDEITEKWMQKKLEAINSTGPTADVVNMVAARPWAVPCGDPNQHDMPWGNCMLPMECDAEYRIYRGDYFCGRTQYVCCSLKITNYDMYQGFDLSFADTSFSTDSEEKRAREAGSKENRKRKRRRDRRRREKERSRRKRRIKRKIKKIVREIRKILNKAYRNGTEHRKKRTKLLKRYIKDLKRQYRQDRKRVRDLHLNDMVKISHDLLIKIEQVRAVNKNFLLNDTFREIVMEGSISRQGARMLAEAYPELEPYLKGQLRRDGGGLAEVEGANKEDYLEYDIEYGALYY